A part of Drosophila willistoni isolate 14030-0811.24 unplaced genomic scaffold, UCI_dwil_1.1 Seg143.1, whole genome shotgun sequence genomic DNA contains:
- the LOC6648307 gene encoding uncharacterized protein LOC6648307 isoform X1: MTIGETYDDTYRNYARSRVQLNQPSNMLYNNTQWLPPHQQPAEQQPQPPLQQQQPLGSHASQQQQQPQQPPLPAHPPQQQQQQLYANQMFQPTAQQQPPQYWSEEQVHQHHLQQQQPPPQQQLQPQPQAMNYNYFAATQTAVPTPNQQQQHQQQQQQQQQQQQQPATTQQFFYPPQPVQSQPQPGPVLDSFEHNNGNNDGWGDWGDWNDSANNSNNNNNSNIQNESLSEHPSNVAAAAANIVEDAFNVKGQGSWQAFGQTSVAANNNNNNNSINVEHHHQPPPPPPPTVPLELGQEPEIDAIVPPQAFQNQPISVAPPMALPESIGATPTMGAAGGGNPFKRSTGPSQRVNILAATAAQPPNPPQPQPSSLASLPTSTIDPMFTEPPPHVDTTSILSLPPAPAPLASLPPVPAPTVGVIYNQVSLPSRVSNAAPAIEPSDVPKPFNHSFGIYENQEVLAAPNDERAQYLQTSHLSEQPTDAADDGEANWEADDDDDQLLPPPGLSRLVLGQPELEQQRLVTGTEQPIAVQAVHMPERQADGEDTSDGEQLASRSPPHRVVTGVETTALPSLPLQREQREVVLDGENLEDQEAAVPVGGVLLPSAAQSSILAAAASAISVEQSSEEITTISQPPAPTPSSQSQQRNQQLPTRPKPRSGHSLELDSEDESDELLLSERERDRVTAADHRRDLPTEEHQKRRSGRRSGSHYNNYDGETEDSIRGGGNGGGIAGSAATGSSHGGGEGKPSRDRDRRSHDQQRNRRGLDADQDRERERNWRRRSQKYHSGGEDQERYDHSNSRRGYGNNSSLYDGESDAPDMADLDVDNNVGSGPASSSKGSRNQRRSAAAAADDDYDDYDHQRGHYRGGRSGGPKSSLDKSRSSGRRSYEQRDRRLDDSTLERERDRRRRHHPDQRHWDGYEEYRRKSSRNSDLEKERTNNGGGSNATGGSKRRSNNNNSNNNTSSSNYDPYTASPAAYDPYGMYEQMSRNPHAYADMYAKFYGQMFNKMLLNNVAAVAQQQQHHQQPQQQQHPHSLDAAAAKQFVAAAAAQAQVAAANIAPGSEAALLRERERYTHAYINQANEFHRLHQRHLHQHHLNNNNHNYTDLLNASLIDDASSLYGGESQHSSRRLITPNAYGISLSSARSLSNLSIGGGDALNGRSSSRCGGGVGGGGGLSYAGVYASSECGLDIRAEIAGDVSSTIPGYASAATPTPLQGGMEVARPPRRRTPLQFNRPHLVASYAMSLLLKVKPKYAGRGRLRNDVEVAAPRIKDATSSLFRSYPGPLQGRKLHKDKIISFCKEQIRLGPTRQCTVLYATQKKPQGNVDKYRASHALMWNLLILLLRQNGYIADTDVGDLLLENQHEYPYSPTEVDNEMETENEVEGDTTELQATEASENLDASDAAAAQQQQQVHQGDDVHSGPPSGNQPVSEQAAIDQFRSYVLRGNVEEALQWATDNNLWTHAFFLALYEDRYALTDVAQKFLNKAIKANDPLQTLYQMKSCHTPACVSQLKDEQWGDWRSHLSILVTNKSRQPEYDRSSVVALGDTLFQRGDIYAAHFCYLVAQEEFGRYDSTATEQTTLTANVPKLILLGASHYKHFNEFASNEAIIMTEIYEYARSLFDQKFSIANFQHYKFLLATRILDYGQHFRCTNYLEQIARHIEIKPESYDSDFIQRVYNLAERLRYHDPILMNRVFFASPPNAAANGSSSSNNNKDTLSEEKTWLRQLRALADTTTYPQQQQQQLQNDIDQQFAEVNKQFRELNMQYDDTLQVAKDAAQPTDLQQQPNVQQPEYYEQPHPEQETLNDPNGQLQQQQPQQAQVVPPPMFYDPSAVQQQAATGQYGHIEPSVEAYGGQPLEQQQQHHQQQPQDPSLYGQPAAATTGAYDYWAGTQQPPYGDELSHMESNENKNDTTIKDVVKRQPQQQQQQLEEKPQQQINSSRFKANALKLPPAPKPSLKQLNNLNTLERDNNNKNKSGTEMGIVRKFQFGRQQQIRLSTTTVTPPTAAATTTTTAAKAFNLNDHQHQQARPAISMPKSKSYDDDDDTNRGADATNDAKPSAGAGKPQSVGGAGAGGRDLGAPGNQNAGWFGGLWNKLSLKPKNQMILPDDKNPTIVWDKERKCWTNTEGNADEQESFKPPPKMSDMGLAAASAPAGAVPPSGPPAPPNVIAANTNSWPQETLQQSQVYGANPMEYAAPPAVASAVPTTMPDAYGAAAAAAPTVAPLPVVNPAPTSNAPAVPGGAQPKLTSNIFKMQRNRTLKNSYVDVFNPSGAPMSAAPENVLAPVIAPAAVPQGGYFVPGQQQHYQQQQ; the protein is encoded by the exons ATGACAATAGGTGAAACATATGATGATACATATAGAAATTATGCAAGATCAAGGGTCCAG CTAAATCAACCATCAAACATGCTGTACAATAATACGCAATGGCTTCCACCACATCAGCAACCGGCAGAACAGCAGCCTCAACCTCCgttgcaacagcaacaaccatTGGGTAGTCATGCttctcagcagcagcagcagccacaacaACCACCGCTGCCGGCGCATCCcccgcagcagcaacaacaacaactttatGCCAATCAAATGTTCCAGCCAACAGCTCAACAACAACCGCCACAATATTGGTCAGAGGAGCAAGTGCATCAACATCAtttgcaacagcagcagccgccgccgcagcagcagctacagCCACAGCCACAGGCAATGAACTATAATTATTTTGCGGCTACTCAAACTGCAGTGCCTACGCCtaatcagcagcaacaacaccaacagcagcagcaacaacaacaacagcagcagcaacagccggCGACAACTCAACAATTTTTCTATCCGCCTCAACCTGTTCAATCTCAACCTCAGCCAGGTCCTGTTTTGGATTCATTCGAACATAATAATGGCAACAATGATGGTTGGGGCGATTGGGGTGATTGGAATGATAGTGccaataacagcaacaacaacaataactcCAACATCCAAAATGAATCACTAAGCGAACATCCTAGTAATgtggcagcagctgctgccaaCATTGTGGAGGATGCCTTCAATGTCAAAGGCCAAGGCAGTTGGCAAGCCTTTGGTCAAACATCTGTCGCtgctaacaacaacaacaacaataatagcaTTAATGTGGAACACCACCATCAACCGCCTCCGCCGCCACCACCTACAGTGCCACTTGAACTGGGCCAGGAACCAGAAATTGATGCCATTGTGCCACCTCAAGCCTTTCAAAATCAACCCATATCAGTAGCTCCGCCAATGGCATTACCAGAGAGTATCGGGGCAACACCAACTATGGGCGCTGCTGGTGGCGGAAATCCATTTAAGCGCTCAACTGGTCCCAGTCAAAGGGTGAATATATTGGCGGCAACTGCCGCCCAACCACCAAATCCACCTCAACCACAACCATCATCGTTAGCATCATTACCAACATCCACCATTGATCCCATGTTTACTGAACCTCCGCCGCATGTGGACACTACCAGCATTTTGTCGCTACCTCCAGCTCCAGCGCCACTTGCGAGTTTACCCCCGGTTCCGGCTCCAACTGTTGGGGTCATTTATAACCAAGTATCGCTTCCTTCACGGGTTTCAAATGCTGCGCCTGCAATTGAGCCATCTGACGTGCCAAAGCCATTCAATCATTCATTTGGCATTTATGAAAATCAGGAAGTTCTGGCCGCACCAAATGATGAACGTGCTCAATATTTGCAGACTAGCCATCTATCCGAACAGCCGACCGATGCGGCCGACGATGGTGAAGCCAATTGGGAggcagatgatgatgatgaccaATTGTTGCCACCACCTGGTCTCTCGCGGTTAGTGCTAGGGCAACCCGAGTTGGAGCAACAGCGTTTGGTAACCGGGACGGAACAGCCAATCGCTGTCCAGGCCGTACATATGCCGGAACGTCAGGCTGATGGTGAAGACACATCTGATGGTGAGCAATTGGCGTCGAGGAGTCCACCACACCGTGTGGTTACCGGTGTGGAGACGACAGCTCTTCCATCTTTGCCCCTTCAACGGGAGCAACGTGAAGTCGTTTTGGACGGAGAAAATCTTGAGGATCAAGAAGCGGCAGTGCCAGTCGGAGGTGTGCTCCTCCCCAGTGCAGCCCAGTCCTCAATactagcagcagcagcttctGCCATTTCGGTGGAGCAATCCAGCGAAGAAATCACCACGATTTCTCAACCACCAGCACCAACACCATCATCACAGTCACAGCAAAGGAATCAGCAGCTGCCTACTCGACCCAAACCGCGTTCTGGACACTCATTAGAACTCGATTCAGAGGATGAATCCGATGAGCTGCTCCTTAGCGAACGGGAACGAGACAGAGTTACAGCAGCGGATCATCGTCGTGACTTGCCAACGGAGGAGCATCAAAAGCGTCGGTCTGGTCGACGCAGTGGCAGCCATTATAATAACTATGATGGTGAAACCGAAGACTCGATACGTGGCGGTGGTAATGGTGGTGGCATCGCTGGCAGTGCTGCTACTGGCTCCAGCCATGGTGGTGGCGAGGGTAAACCATCCCGCGATCGGGACCGTCGCAGTCATGATCAACAGCGTAACCGTCGTGGCCTGGATGCTGATCAGGATCGTGAACGGGAACGTAATTGGCGTAGACGCTCACAGAAATACCATAGCGGGGGTGAGGATCAGGAGCGATATGACCATAGCAATAGTCGTCGTGGATACGGGAACAATAGCAGCTTGTATGATGGTGAATCCGATGCCCCAGATATGGCTGATCTTGATGTGGACAACAATGTTGGAAGCGGTCCTGCCAGCAGCAGTAAAGGTAGTCGCAATCAAAGACGTAGTGCAGCTGCGGCTGCTGACGATGACTATGATGACTATGATCATCAGCGTGGCCATTATCGTGGCGGTCGCAGCGGTGGACCAAAGTCTAGCCTGGATAAATCCCGCAGCAGTGGGCGCCGTAGTTACGAGCAACGAGACCGTCGCCTAGATGATAGTACCTTAGAACGGGAGCGTGATCGCCGACGTCGTCATCATCCCGATCAACGGCATTGGGATGGTTATGAGGAGTATCGTCGCAAATCATCGCGTAACAGTGATCTAGAAAAGGAACGAACCAATAATGGTGGTGGCTCCAATGCCACCGGCGGCTCTAAGCGacgtagcaacaacaacaatagtaACAACAATACAAGCAGCAGCAATTATGATCCTTATACGGCATCGCCAGCGGCCTATGATCCATATGGAATGTATGAGCAAATGTCTAGAAATCCTCATGCCTATGCCGATATGTATGCCAAATTCTATGGccaaatgtttaataaaatgttattaaataATGTTGCCGCTGTTgcccagcaacaacaacatcatcagcagccgcagcagcagcaacatcctCATAGCTTAGATGCAGCTGCCGCAAAGCAATTTGTGGCCGCGGCTGCTGCCCAAGCCCAAGTTGCAGCGGCTAATATTGCTCCTGGAAGCGAAGCTGCTCTGCTAAGAGAACGTGAGCG GtatacacatgcatacataaaCCAAGCCAATGAATTCCATCGTCTCCATCAACGTCATCTCCATCAACATCatctcaacaacaacaaccacaactaTACGGATCTGCTAAACGCCAGCCTAATCGATGATGCTTCAAGCCTCTATGGCGGTGAATCTCAGCACAGCAGCCGAAGATTGATAACACCGAATGCCTATGGCATTAGCCTCTCAAGTGCACGATCTCTCAGTAATCTCAGTATCGGCGGTGGCGATGCACTCAACGGACGCAGCAGTTCACGATGCGGCGGCGGAGTCGGAGGCGGCGGTGGATTATCATATGCGGGCGTCTATGCTAGCTCCGAATGCGGCCTTGATATCAG AGCTGAAATTGCTGGGGATGTGAGTTCAACAATTCCCGGCTATGCctcagcagcaacaccaacaccatTGCAAGGAGGAATGGAAGTGGCCCGACCACCAAGACGTCGTACACCGCTTCAATTCAATCGTCCCCATTTGGTTGCCTCATATGCCATGAGTTTGTTATTGAAAGTGAAACCCAAATACGCTGGACGGGGTCGTTTGCGCAACGATGTTGAGGTGGCAGCTCCCCGGATTAAGGATGCCACGAGCAGCCTATTCCGCTCCTATCCTGGACCATTGCAGGGACGTAAATTGCACAAGGATAAGATAATTAGTTTCTGTAAGGAGCAAATACGTTTGGGACCAACGCGTCAGTGTACCGTGCTCTATGCCACACAAAAGAAACCGCAAGGAAATGTGGATAAATATCGAGCATCTCATGCCTTGATGTGGAATCTATTGATATTGCTATTGCGTCAGAATGGG tataTTGCTGACACCGATGTGGGTGATTTATTGCTGGAGAATCAACACGAGTATCCATATTCGCCAACGGAAGTGGACAACGAAATGGAAACAGAGAACGAGGTGGAAGGAGACACTACGGAGCTACAAGCAACGGAAGCCAGTGAAAATTTAGATGCCAgcgatgctgctgctgctcaacaacagcaacaagtaCATCAAGGCGATGATGTTCATTCGGGTCCTCCCAGTGGAAATCAACCAGTATCTGAGCAGGCAGCCATCGATCAATTTCGTAGTTATGTGTTGCGTGGCAATGTTGAGGAGGCCCTGCAATGGGCCACCGACAACAATCTGTGGACACATGCATTCTTCTTGGCCCTGTACGAGGATCGCTATGCCTTGACCGATGTGGCCCAAAAGTTTCTCAACAAAGCCATCAAAGCGAACGATCCATTGCAGACTCTATACCAAATGAAGAGCTGCCATACGCCGGCCTGTGTTAGCCAGCTGAAAGATGAACAATGGGGCGATTGGCGTTCCCATCTCTCCATTTTGGTCACAAACAAGTCACGTCAGCCCGAATACGATCGCAGTTCGGTAGTGGCTCTGGGCGACACATTGTTCCAACGCGGTGATATCTATGCGGCACATTTTTGCTATCTGGTGGCCCAGGAGGAATTCGGACGTTATGATAGTACGGCCACCGAGCAGACAACTCTCACTGCTAATGTGCCCAAATTGATACTGCTGGGTGCCTCACATTACAAGCATTTCAATGAGTTTGCCAGCAATGAGGCCATTATAATGACCGAAATCTACGAGTATGCCCGTTCGCTTTTCGATCAGAAGTTCAGCATTGCCAATTTCCAGCATTATAAGTTTCTATTGGCCACACGCATTCTTGATTATGGACAGCATTTCCGTTGTACTAACTATTTAGAGCAAATCGCCAGACACATTGAGATCAAACCGGAGAGCTATGACAGCGATTTCATTCAGAGG GTTTATAATCTGGCCGAACGTTTACGCTATCATGATCCCATATTGATGAATCGTGTATTCTTTGCCAGTCCTCCGAATGCGGCTGccaatggcagcagcagcagcaacaacaacaaggataCATTATCGGAGGAGAAGACTTGGTTGCGTCAGTTGCGTGCATTAGCCGATACAACGACT TAtcctcaacaacaacaacaacagctgcaGAACGACATCGATCAGCAATTTGCGGAGGTAAACAAACAGTTTCGTGAACTGAATATGCAATATGATGACACATTGCAAGTGGCCAAGGATGCAGCCCAACCAACTGATCTTCAGCAACAGCCAAATGTACAGCAGCCGGAGTATTATGAGCAACCACATCCAGAGCAGGAAACGCTAAACGATCCTAATGGTCaactacagcagcagcagccgcaacaGGCACAAGTGGTGCCTCCTCCTATGTTCTACGATCCAAGTGCTGTGCAACAACAAGCTGCCACCGGACAGTATGGACACATTGAGCCATCTGTTGAAGCATATGGTGGACAGCCActtgagcagcagcagcagcatcatcagcagcaaccGCAAGATCCATCTCTCTATGGGCAGCCAGCAGCAGCGACAACTGGCGCCTATGATTATTGGGCGGGAACACAACAGCCTCCATATGGTGATGAG CTATCGCATATGGAAagcaatgaaaataaaaatgatacaACAATCAAGGATGTAGTGAAGCGACAaccacagcaacagcaacagcaattaGAGGAAAAGCCACAGCAACAAATAAACTCATCGCGATTCAAGGCAAATGCATTAAAACTGCCCCCTGCTCCGAAACCCTCGTTAAAACAGTTGAATAATTTAAACACATTGGAAagagataataataataagaataaaTCGGGAACTGAAATGGGAATTGTgcgaaaatttcaatttggcaGGCAACAACAGATAAGATTGTCTACAACAACAGTGAcaccaccaacagcagcagcaacaacaacaacaactgcagccAAGGCATTCAATTTGAATGAT catcagcatcaacaaGCGCGTCCGGCCATTTCAATGCCAAAATCGAAGAGctatgatgatgacgatgatacGAATAGAGGAGCAGATGCTACAAATGATGCCAAACCGTCTGCCGGAGCTGGCAAGCCACAATCTGTTGGTGGTGCAGGCGCTGGAGGTCGTGATCTTGG GGCACCGGGCAATCAGAATGCTGGCTGGTTTGGTGGTCTATGGAATAAGCTGTCACTGAAACCGAAAAATCAAATGATATTACCCGATGATAAGAATCCCACAATTGTCTGGGATAAAGAGCGTAAATGTTGGACCAATACCGAGGGTAATGCCGATGAGCAAGAAAGTTTTAAGCCACCGCCAAAGATGAGCGATATGGGTTTGGCGGCAGCATCGGCTCCGGCGGGAGCAGTTCCTCCTTCAGGACCACCGGCTCCACCAAATGTAATAGCCGCAAATACCAATTCATGGCCTCAGGAAACGCTGCAGCAATCGCAAGTTTATGGTGCAAATCCCATGGAATATGCAGCACCGCCAgctgttgcttctgctgtTCCCACAACCATGCCAGATGCCTATggagcagcagctgcagcagcaccaacagTAGCTCCATTGCCAGTAGTGAATCCAGCACCAACATCTAACGCTCCAGCCGTTCCTGGTGGAGCACAACCCAAATTGACatcaaacattttcaaaatgcaACGCAATCGCA CCCTGAAGAATTCCTATGTTGATGTGTTCAATCCATCGGGAGCACCCATGTCTGCAGCGCCGGAAAATGTATTGGCTCCGGTTATTGCACCAGCGGCTGTACCTCAGGGCGGTTACTTTGTGCCAGGACAGCAGCAACActatcaacagcagcagtaa